The following DNA comes from Flavisolibacter ginsenosidimutans.
GACGTGTTAAAACATCCGGTTTACAAACGCTTGTTGTGTGGTGAAGAATGGTGCGATGTTTATAAATATGCGTATTGAAAAACAAAAAAAATGCTTCAAAAATTTGAAGCATTTTAAAATTTATAAAGATTGGTTTCTTAGCGATAATAAATATCGCTCCACTTCAACTCGTTCTTGAATTGCAAGAGTTTTGTGGCTTCGTCAATCAACACGAACTCAATTCCGGCCATCTCGGCAAAATCTTCCAAATGCTCCGGTGTTAAATTCTGGCTGTAAGAGGTGTGGTGTGCGCCGCCGGCCAGAATCCACGCGGCACAAGCCGTTTGCATATCGGGTAGCGGTTTCCAAAGCACCCTTGCAACGGGAAGCTTCGGCAGATCGTGCTTTGGTTTTACGGCTTCTACTTCGTTCACCAACAGCCGAAAACGGTTGCCCATGTCAATGAGGGAAGCGTTCAACGCAGCGCCTGCGCCAACGTTAAACACAAGACGCACGGGATCGGCCTTGCCGCCAATACCCAAAGGATGAATTTCACACGAAGCCTTGCCGTCGGCAATGGACGGGCAAATCTCCAGCATGTGCGAACCCAACACCATTTCATTGCCGGGTTCGAAGTGATAGGTGTAATCTTCCATAAAAGAATTGCCGCCTTCCAAACCGGTTGCCATTACTTTCATCGCTCTTACCAATGCGGAAGTTTTCCAATCGCCTTCGCCGCCAAAACCGTAACCATCGTTCATCAATCGCTGCGAAGGAATGCCCGGCAATTGGGCCATGCCGTGCAGGTCTTCAAACGTGTCGGTAAAGCCTTTAAAGTTGCCTTGTTCCAAAAACTTGCGCATGCCCACTTCAATCTTTGCGGCTTCGCGAAGTGAATCGTGCTGCTTGCCACCTTTCTTCAGGCTGTCGGCAAGCTTGTATTCCGATGCATAGGTTTCGCACAGCGCATCAATTTCTGCATCGGTGCTTTGATTGATGACATCAACCAAATCGCCGATGCCGTGAAAGTTGACGGAATAACCAAATTTTAATTCGGCTTCTACTTTGTCGCCGTCAGTAACGGCTACAAAACGCATGTTGTCGCCAAAGCGAACGAAACGTGCGCCTTGCCAATCGTTCCAACCAGCCGCGGCACGGCACCAAACGTTGATGCGCTCTGTAACTTTCTCGTCCTTCCAATGGCCAACAACCACTTTGCGTTTCACTTTCAGCCTTGCGCAAATGTGACCAAACTCGCGGTCGCCGTGCGCCGATTGATTGAGGTTCATGAAGTCCATGTCAATGTCGCTCCACGGAATGTCGCGGTTGAACTGGGTATGCAGATGCAACAAAGGCTTTTGCAAAATCTTCAGGCCGTTGATCCACATTTTGGCAGGGGAGAAGGTGTGCATCCAGGCAATGATGCCGATGCAATTCTTCGCCGTATTTGCTTCGGCAATTGTGGCTGTAATTTCTTCGGTTGATTTCACGGTGGGCTTGAAAATTACCTGGACCGGAATGCTTTTGTGTGCATTCAAATACGCCGCAATTTCCTGTGAGTGTGCGGCCACTTGCTTCAGGGTTTCTTCGCCGTACAAATGCTGGCTGCCGGTTACAAACCAGACTTCTAAATTCTTTAAATCGTTCAACATGTTTTTGTTTTTGGGGTGGCCCATCCCGACCTTCCCGGTGGGAAGGCCATCCGCCGCACTGGGCTAGCTTTGCGACGTTTCGTTTTTATTTCAATTCTTACAAAAAGCATTGAGCTTATCTTTTGCTTTCAACCTGTTTACACCCTTCCCACCGGGAAGGGGCTTTAGCACCGTCTTCAACAATCAGTATGACTGTTGGGGATGGGCTTTATTTCGTCCCAAATTTGTAAACCGTTACCTGGTGATACGTCTCACCCGGTTTTAAAATTGTACCGGGAAAAGAAGGCTGGTTGGGCGAATCGGGAAAGTGTTGCGTTTCCAAACACAGCGCTGCGTGTTGCACGTATTTCTTTCCGCCTTTTGTATCGGTAAGCGTACCATCCAAAAAGTTGCCGGAATAAAATTGCAAGCCTGGTTGCGTGGTAAACACGTCCATGTATCGTCCGCTACTGGGTTCATACAAACTGGCTACCTTATCCAGAGCGTTGCCTTTTTTGTTCAGTACCCAGTTGTGATCGTAACCGCCTTTTACTTTGTCAATGTCGCGGCCAATCGGCTTGGCTGTTGTAAAGTCCATGGGCGTGCCTTTCACGTCCGTAATTTGCCCCGTCGGAATCAACAAATCATTTACCGGCGTGTACTTGTCGGCGTCAATTTGCAGCTCGTGCGCAAGGATCGTTGAATCCGCGCCGGCCGTTAAGTTAAAATACGCATGGTTGGTTAAGTTCACCGGCGTGGCTTTATCGGTTGTTGCCGTGTAATCAATGCGCAAACCGTTATCAGCCGTAAGCGTGTAAACCACTTTCACGTTCAACGTGCCGGGATAACCTTCTTCGCCATCCTTGCTTACGTAATTCAATTCAAGGCTACTATCACCTGCAAGTTTTTTTGCATCCCAAACCACTTTGTCAAAGCCTTTGTTGCCGCCGTGCAAAGAGTTGCCGTTGTTGTTCTGCGCAAGTGTGTAATTTTTTCCGTCGAGTGTAAACTTGCCGCCCGCAATGCGGTTTCCGTAACGACCAATCAGGGCGCCGAAATATGGATTGCCTTTTTGCAAATAACCGCTAAGCGAATCATAGCCAAGCACCACATCGCCCATCGTGCCTTTCTTGTCGGGTGCTATCAACTTTGTTATCGTTCCACCGTAATTGATGATGGAAACCTGCATGCCCGAAGGATTGCTCAACGTGTACTCGGTGATGTCTTTTCCGTCTGTATTGCCAAAGGGCTTTTCAGCAATGCCGAAGCCTTTGGTTTCTCCTGTTTTTTCTGACATTTTCGTTGGTTGATTGTTGTTGCAAGCAAAAAGAGTGAAAGCAATGGCGGGCAGTAAGAAGTATTTCTTCATAAAAGCAAGTGGGTTTTATTGTCCGTAATATGAATTGGGTCCGTGTTTGCGTTCGAAATGTTTTTTAATAAGGGCATCTTTTAACCGCGGCGCAGATGGATTGACCTTTTCTGTAAGCAAAGCCATTTGTGCCACCGTTTCCAGCACCGCGCTGTTGTACACCGCTTTCTCGGCGCTCTTTCCCCAGGTGAAAGGTGCGTGGTTTCCAACAAGGATCATCTCTACTTCTCTGTAATCAAGACCTTTTTCTTTAAAGCAGTTCATGATCTGGAAGCCGGTTTCGTACTCGTAGTCGCCTTCAATCATCTTGTCGTCCATGGGCGGTGCACAGGGAATGTCAACGGTGTTGTGATCGGCATGTGTCGTTCCAAAAATCGGAATGTCGCGCTGCGACTGCGCCCACGCCGTGGCGTATGTTGAGTGCGTGTGCGCAATGCCGCCAATGTCTTCCCAGTGTTTGTACAAAACCGCGTGGGTTTTCGTATCGGACGAAGGCCGCAGGCTTCCTTCCACGGCGTAACCGTCAAAGTCAACGATGACCATTTTTTCCGGCGATAAATCCTCGTACGGCAGGCCGCTTGGCTTGATGGCGAAAACTCCTTCGGCCCTGTCCGCGGCGCTTACATTGCCAAAGGTGAAGAGTACCAATCCAAGTTTAGGCAATTGAATGTTTGCTTCGTAAGCGGCTTCTTTAATGTGATCGTAACGGCTCAATTGATTTGAAGTTTGAGGTTTGAAATTGAAGATTGATTTTTCAGCATATCAGGCAACCGCAATCGTTGATTTAACTTCTTTCTGGCTTGTTTGCGCTTCGATAAATGCACCCAGTTTTTTATACTGCTCGTAGCGTTTCTTGTAATAAGGAACTTTCTCTTGGTTTGGGTGATATTCCGCATCGAATCCTTGTCCCATCACCTCCATCGCATCTTCTACTTTTTCATAAAGACCGGCCGCTGTAGCGGCAAACATAGCCGCGCCGATGGCACAGGTTTGTTCCGACTTGTGAATGCGGATCGGCATGTCCATCACATCGGCCATCACTTGCATAATGTACGGCGATTTTTTTGCCACGCCGCCCAACCCAATCAGCCCTTTGATGCCCACGCCTTGTTCGTTAAAGCGATCAACGATGGCTTTTGCACCAAAGCAAGTTGCTTCAACAAGTGCTTTGAAAATGCGCGGTGCATCAGTGCCTAAGTTCAAATTCACAATTGCTCCTTTTAATAATTGGTTGGCGTCTGGTGTGCGCCGTCCGTTCAACCAATCCAGTGCTAATTCGTCCTTTTGGTTCAGTGGGAGTTTGGCAGCGTCGGCAGATAGATTTGCAATGAGTTTGCTGCTGATTTCTTCTTTTAATTTTTCGTCGCTGATGAATTGCAGCGGATAGCTCAAAAGATTTTTAAACCAGGCGTAGGCATCACCAAAAGCACTTTGCCCGGCTTCCATTCCAATCATGGAAGGAATAACCGAACCGGGAACCTGGCCGCAAATGCCACGCACCAACAAATCACCCACTTCGTTTGCGGGTGCAACCAGCATGTCGCAGGTGGACGTGCCCATTACTTTGCTTAAATGATAAGGCTCGATTTGTCCGCCCACGGCGCCCATGTGCGCATCAAAGGCGCCCACGCCAATCGTCACATCTTCCGGTAAGCCCAAACGCTCCGCCCATTCTTTGCTAATCGTTCCCGCAGCTTCAGCGGAGGTATATGTTTTGGTAAAGAGTTTTTGCGTGAAGCCTTTGAGAAGCGGATCAAGATTGGCGAAGAAATCATCCGAAGGCAATCCGCCAAAAGCCTCGGCCCACAAGGCTTTGTGGCCTGCCGAGCAAACGCCCCGCTTTACTGCTTTTGCATCGTTGCCACCGGTTAAAAGAAAGGGAATCCAGTCGCAATGTTCCACCCAGGAATCTATCGCGTTTCTCACGGCCTCGTCTGCACGAAGAATGTGCAGGAGCTTCGCCCAAAACCATTCCGAGGAATAAATGCCGCCCACGAATTGTAAAAACTTATCTGCATCTGCGGCTTCGTTTATTTCGGCTGCTTCTTTTGTCGCGGTGTGATCTTTCCACAACACAAACATGGCGTTTGGGTTTTCGGCAAACTGCGGCAGCAGCGCAAGCGGCGTTCCCGTTATATCTACTGCAACGGGTGTTGATCCCGTGGTATCAACGGAGATGGCCGCAACCTTCTGCGCAATCTCTTTTCCGGCTTTTTGCAAACAATCTTTGATGGTGGCTTCCAAACCTTCCACATAATCGAGCGGATGTTGCCGGAATTGATTGATGGCAGCGTTGCAATATTTTCCTTCTTTCCATCGCGGATAATAAAAAACGGAAGCCGCGATTTCTTCGCCGTTGGCGGCGTTTACCAAAATGGTGCGAACCGAATCGGTGCCGTAATCAACGCCCATCACGTAGGCTTTGCCGGCTAAATTTTTTCTTTCAGGCATAACAAGCTTTTGAGTTGGTCATCGTAATAATCCTGGATGAAGCCAACGATATTTTTGTAGTGTGAAAATTCTTGGGGACGATGAAGCGTGGTAATGACGATGCAATCCATGCCAGCGTTCTGCGCGGCTTCCACGCCTTTGGGTGCGTCTTCAAACACAAGGCAATCGGTTGGATTGATGCCGAGGAGTTCCGAACATTTTAAAAACGTTTCGGGGTGCGGCTTGCTGTGCATCACGTCATCGG
Coding sequences within:
- the araA gene encoding L-arabinose isomerase — its product is MNDLKNLEVWFVTGSQHLYGEETLKQVAAHSQEIAAYLNAHKSIPVQVIFKPTVKSTEEITATIAEANTAKNCIGIIAWMHTFSPAKMWINGLKILQKPLLHLHTQFNRDIPWSDIDMDFMNLNQSAHGDREFGHICARLKVKRKVVVGHWKDEKVTERINVWCRAAAGWNDWQGARFVRFGDNMRFVAVTDGDKVEAELKFGYSVNFHGIGDLVDVINQSTDAEIDALCETYASEYKLADSLKKGGKQHDSLREAAKIEVGMRKFLEQGNFKGFTDTFEDLHGMAQLPGIPSQRLMNDGYGFGGEGDWKTSALVRAMKVMATGLEGGNSFMEDYTYHFEPGNEMVLGSHMLEICPSIADGKASCEIHPLGIGGKADPVRLVFNVGAGAALNASLIDMGNRFRLLVNEVEAVKPKHDLPKLPVARVLWKPLPDMQTACAAWILAGGAHHTSYSQNLTPEHLEDFAEMAGIEFVLIDEATKLLQFKNELKWSDIYYR
- a CDS encoding aldose epimerase family protein, coding for MSEKTGETKGFGIAEKPFGNTDGKDITEYTLSNPSGMQVSIINYGGTITKLIAPDKKGTMGDVVLGYDSLSGYLQKGNPYFGALIGRYGNRIAGGKFTLDGKNYTLAQNNNGNSLHGGNKGFDKVVWDAKKLAGDSSLELNYVSKDGEEGYPGTLNVKVVYTLTADNGLRIDYTATTDKATPVNLTNHAYFNLTAGADSTILAHELQIDADKYTPVNDLLIPTGQITDVKGTPMDFTTAKPIGRDIDKVKGGYDHNWVLNKKGNALDKVASLYEPSSGRYMDVFTTQPGLQFYSGNFLDGTLTDTKGGKKYVQHAALCLETQHFPDSPNQPSFPGTILKPGETYHQVTVYKFGTK
- a CDS encoding L-ribulose-5-phosphate 4-epimerase, encoding MSRYDHIKEAAYEANIQLPKLGLVLFTFGNVSAADRAEGVFAIKPSGLPYEDLSPEKMVIVDFDGYAVEGSLRPSSDTKTHAVLYKHWEDIGGIAHTHSTYATAWAQSQRDIPIFGTTHADHNTVDIPCAPPMDDKMIEGDYEYETGFQIMNCFKEKGLDYREVEMILVGNHAPFTWGKSAEKAVYNSAVLETVAQMALLTEKVNPSAPRLKDALIKKHFERKHGPNSYYGQ
- a CDS encoding ribulokinase; translated protein: MPERKNLAGKAYVMGVDYGTDSVRTILVNAANGEEIAASVFYYPRWKEGKYCNAAINQFRQHPLDYVEGLEATIKDCLQKAGKEIAQKVAAISVDTTGSTPVAVDITGTPLALLPQFAENPNAMFVLWKDHTATKEAAEINEAADADKFLQFVGGIYSSEWFWAKLLHILRADEAVRNAIDSWVEHCDWIPFLLTGGNDAKAVKRGVCSAGHKALWAEAFGGLPSDDFFANLDPLLKGFTQKLFTKTYTSAEAAGTISKEWAERLGLPEDVTIGVGAFDAHMGAVGGQIEPYHLSKVMGTSTCDMLVAPANEVGDLLVRGICGQVPGSVIPSMIGMEAGQSAFGDAYAWFKNLLSYPLQFISDEKLKEEISSKLIANLSADAAKLPLNQKDELALDWLNGRRTPDANQLLKGAIVNLNLGTDAPRIFKALVEATCFGAKAIVDRFNEQGVGIKGLIGLGGVAKKSPYIMQVMADVMDMPIRIHKSEQTCAIGAAMFAATAAGLYEKVEDAMEVMGQGFDAEYHPNQEKVPYYKKRYEQYKKLGAFIEAQTSQKEVKSTIAVA